In Oncorhynchus clarkii lewisi isolate Uvic-CL-2024 chromosome 16, UVic_Ocla_1.0, whole genome shotgun sequence, one genomic interval encodes:
- the LOC139367578 gene encoding probable G-protein coupled receptor 160, translated as MTSGAGLSPHGKSFNMLAIIESWEEEGSYYEDSTGQFLFILLLKVGLDCLVLSMCLRWLHTSFMGVCGLSVFLVDVVLLCAVAAVWFLGPARSPVSICFLLAHASAVFNALPLPMLGLGLLDYASEPRNTTCHDAPCRDLWNYSLTLLVWVLAGVHSCCSAVTNLLEVEYEGGRNTLGCTVQESVFVVHFSVGISVAICCVMLLHYKQMPLWLKEANRLSEQRDNVNLMLQSHLRFSYAKLQQLGGDEDEQKALAVETEWQRPPLYLSLTLDFGTTWASYLVLCIACELLGLAVPAYISINLLWLECANSVLVGLVFWLKSD; from the coding sequence ATGACTTCTGGAGCTGGGCTCAGTCCTCACGGCAAAAGCTTCAACATGCTGGCCATCATTGAGTCctgggaagaggaggggagcTACTATGAGGACAGCACCGGTCAGTTTCTGTTCATCTTGCTGTTAAAGGTGGGCCTGGACTGTCTGGTCCTGTCGATGTGCTTGCGCTGGCTGCACACCTCCTTCATGGGCGTCTGTGGCCTCTCCGTCTTCCTGGTCGATGTGGTGTTGTTGTGCGCTGTGGCGGCTGTGTGGTTCCTCGGACCCGCCCGCTCCCCGGTGTCCATCTGCTTCCTCTTGGCGCATGCCTCAGCCGTGTTCAACGCGCTGCCTCTGCCTATGCTGGGCCTGGGGCTGCTGGACTACGCCTCCGAGCCACGTAACACCACGTGCCACGACGCTCCCTGTAGGGACCTATGGAACTATTCCCTGACGCTGCTGGTGTGGGTGCTGGCCGGTGTGCACTCCTGCTGCTCAGCAGTCACCAACCTCCTAGAGGTTGAGtacgagggagggaggaacacTTTAGGGTGCACTGTGCAGGAGTCTGTGTTTGTGGTACATTTCTCAGTGGGGATCTCCGTGGCCATCTGCTGTGTAATGCTGCTCCACTACAAACAGATGCCTTTGTGGCTGAAGGAGGCCAACAGGCTGTCAGAGCAGAGGGATAATGTTAACCTAATGCTGCAGAGCCACTTGAGATTCAGTTATGCCAAGTTACAGCAGCTAGGGGGTGACGAGGACGAGCAGAAAGCACTGGCAGTGGAGACCGAATGGCAGAGGCcccccctttacctcagcctgacttTGGACTTTGGCACAACGTGGGCATCTTACCTGGTCTTGTGCATCGCCTGTGAGCTTTTGGGCCTTGCAGTCCCTGCCTACATCAGCATCAACCTCCTATGGTTGGAGTGTGCCAACAGCGTATTGGTGGGGCTGGTGTTTTGGCTCAAGAGCGACTGA